The window CAGTTTCCACTGCTGTCGAATTCCATTTTCATTCCATTGGTCAGATATACTTTGTATTCGTCTATTCCGTAGATTTCCCGGTCTTCTATTGCTGAATTTACCGGAATTCCTTTAAAATGGGCAGAAAGAAAGTTCTTAGCTGTTTTCGGTAACTGATTAGGATTAATTGCTCTATCCTGAGCCGAAAAGAACCCTCCCATCAAGAAAAACATGATCATTAATACCCCTGTGATTTTCTTTACATTTTTCATACTAAGTACCCGTCATTAATTATTCATCAT of the Chryseobacterium aureum genome contains:
- a CDS encoding PepSY-like domain-containing protein, producing the protein MKNVKKITGVLMIMFFLMGGFFSAQDRAINPNQLPKTAKNFLSAHFKGIPVNSAIEDREIYGIDEYKVYLTNGMKMEFDSSGNWKEVDGKHQKIPYGFIPASIRNYSTKNFPNTYITKVEKKRWSYKAELSNGLELEFDRNGNFKKIDD